In one Nostoc sp. KVJ3 genomic region, the following are encoded:
- a CDS encoding phosphatase PAP2 family protein yields the protein MEKVETANKESQSPLAFLKNLLIARWRSLLLLLIGVYLPLQVFEILTVNIWENQAGFPWDVQILLAVHSTANPQLDVLAVTLAKIGLPWTAIPILGAIAIILLYQKRWRSLAYLLTASLGSIIINRIAKELMHRVRPQLWQSIAPESSFAFPSAHAMTSITLVAILLFLTWANSWRWLVLTFGSLYIIAIAWCRLYLGVHFPSDILAGWMVALGWTIGVSLIIKPHTTKAKSVDSERPKDETSLLPEERKLIEE from the coding sequence ATGGAAAAAGTAGAAACAGCTAATAAAGAGAGTCAGTCACCGCTTGCTTTTCTCAAAAACCTGTTGATTGCTCGTTGGCGATCGCTCTTGCTCCTGTTAATCGGAGTATACTTACCTTTGCAGGTCTTTGAAATTCTCACAGTGAACATATGGGAAAATCAAGCTGGCTTCCCGTGGGATGTACAGATTCTGTTAGCAGTTCATTCTACAGCCAACCCCCAGTTAGATGTTTTAGCAGTGACGCTGGCTAAAATTGGGTTGCCTTGGACTGCGATACCGATTTTAGGTGCGATCGCAATCATATTACTATATCAAAAACGCTGGCGATCGCTAGCTTATTTACTCACCGCCTCACTGGGAAGTATCATCATCAACCGCATTGCCAAGGAATTAATGCATCGAGTCCGTCCCCAATTGTGGCAGTCCATTGCACCTGAATCAAGTTTTGCATTTCCCAGCGCTCATGCCATGACGAGTATAACTCTGGTAGCAATTTTGCTCTTCTTAACTTGGGCTAATTCCTGGCGCTGGTTGGTTCTCACCTTCGGTAGCTTATACATAATAGCTATTGCCTGGTGTCGTCTCTATCTGGGGGTACATTTTCCCAGTGACATCCTCGCGGGTTGGATGGTTGCATTAGGTTGGACAATTGGTGTCAGTCTAATTATCAAACCCCATACAACCAAAGCTAAATCTGTTGATAGTGAACGCCCCAAGGATGAAACTAGCTTACTCCCTGAAGAAAGAAAGTTGATTGAGGAGTAA
- a CDS encoding redoxin family protein translates to MFDNRRGQRVPNVTFHTRQDNQWVDVTTDELFADKTVVVFSLPGAYTPTCSSTHLPGYNELAGVLKENGVDKIICISVNDAFVMNEWAKDQEAENVTLIPDGNGEFTEGMGMLVDKSDLGFGKRSWRYSMLVRDGVINQMFIEPDEPGDPFKVSDAETMLRYINPQAVKPELVSLFAKVGCPFCARAKAMLKEHGINYEEITLGKDVTTRSLQAVTGATTVPQVFIDGKLIGGSEALEAYFATK, encoded by the coding sequence ATGTTCGACAATCGCCGAGGACAAAGAGTTCCCAATGTCACTTTTCATACTCGCCAGGATAATCAGTGGGTAGATGTGACAACCGATGAATTGTTTGCTGATAAAACAGTGGTTGTCTTCTCCTTACCAGGTGCTTATACTCCGACTTGTTCATCAACTCATCTCCCTGGCTATAACGAGTTGGCTGGGGTTCTGAAAGAAAATGGTGTTGATAAGATTATCTGTATTTCTGTCAATGATGCCTTTGTCATGAACGAATGGGCAAAGGATCAAGAAGCAGAAAATGTTACACTAATTCCCGATGGTAATGGTGAATTTACTGAAGGCATGGGTATGCTGGTAGATAAATCAGACTTGGGTTTTGGCAAGCGATCGTGGCGCTATTCGATGCTGGTAAGAGATGGTGTAATTAACCAAATGTTTATTGAACCAGACGAGCCAGGAGATCCTTTTAAAGTATCGGATGCTGAGACAATGCTGAGATACATCAACCCCCAAGCCGTGAAGCCTGAATTAGTTTCTTTGTTTGCCAAGGTCGGTTGTCCCTTCTGCGCCCGTGCTAAGGCGATGCTCAAGGAACATGGCATTAACTACGAAGAAATTACCTTGGGCAAGGATGTCACCACCCGCTCGTTACAAGCAGTTACAGGGGCGACAACAGTTCCTCAAGTATTTATCGATGGTAAATTAATTGGTGGTTCTGAAGCTCTAGAAGCCTACTTCGCAACTAAATAG